TGGTAGAGCACTCCCTTGGTAAGGGAGAGGCCACGTGTTCAATCCACGTCAAGGGCACCAGAATTCAGTAGCACGCAAGTCGCAGTAAATTCAACAGACAGTCAGGCGAGCGCCTGGGAATTTCTCAAAATCGTTAGGAGTCTAAAATGGCAAAAGGTAAATTCGAACGGACCAAGCCGCACGTCAACGTCGGTACCATCGGTCACGTTGATCACGGCAAGACGACCCTGACGGCTGCAATCGCGACCGTTCTGTCGAAGAAATTCGGCGGCGAAGCAAAAGCATACGACCAGATCGATGCTGCTCCAGAAGAAAAAGCACGCGGCATTACCATCAACACCGCGCACGTCGAGTACGAAACCGCCGGCCGTCACTACGCTCACGTTGACTGCCCAGGCCACGCCGACTACATCAAGAACATGATTACCGGTGCAGCGCAGATGGACGGCGCGATCCTGGTTTGCTCCGCAGCTGACGGCCCAATGCCACAGACCCGCGAGCACATCCTGCTGGCACGCCAGGTTGGCGTTCCATACATCATCGTGTTCCTGAACAAGTGCGACCTGGTCGACGACGCAGAACTGCTGGAACTGGTCGAAATGGAAGTGCGCGAGCTCCTGTCGAAGTACGAGTTCCCAGGCGACGACCTGCCGATCATCAAGGGTTCGGCACGTATGGCGCTGGACGGCGACACCGGCCCGATGGGCGAGCAGGCGATCATGCAACTGGCTGAAGCCCTCGACACCTACATCCCGACCCCAGAGCGCGCAGTTGACGGCGCCTTCCTGATGCCAGTCGAAGACGTGTTCTCGATCTCGGGCCGCGGTACCGTGGTGACCGGTCGTGTTGAGCGCGGCATCATCAAGGTCGGCGAAGAAATCGAAATCGTCGGCATCAAAGATACCGTCAAGACCACCTGCACCGGCGTGGAAATGTTCCGCAAGCTGCTGGACCAGGGCCAGGCTGGCGACAACGTCGGTCTGCTGCTGCGCGGCACCAAGCGTGAAGACGTCGAGCGCGGCCAGGTTCTGGCCAAGCCAGGTTCGATCAAGCCGCACAACCACTTCACCGGCGAGATCTATGTCCTGTCGAAAGACGAAGGTGGCCGTCACACCCCGTTCTTCAACAACTATCGTCCACAGTTCTACTTCCGTACCACGGACGTGACCGGTTCGATCGAGCTGCCAGCGGACAAAGAGATGGTCATGCCAGGCGATAACGTGTCGATCACCGTCAAGCTGATCAACCCGATCGCGATGGAAGAAGGCCTGCGTTTCGCAATCCGCGAAGGCGGCCGTACCGTCGGCGCCGGCGTGGTTGCCAAGATCATCGCTTAATACTTAAGCTGATCGACCCAGAATGGCGGAACCCGGTTCCGCTGTTCTGGTCAGGAAGTCGGCTGCTTGCCCGGGCGCGTGCCTGGTGTTACAATAGTCGATTCCACTGTAGTTGTACCGTAGGGACGTAGCTCAATTGGCAGAGCGTCGGTCTCCAAAACCGAAGGTTGGGGGTTCGATGCCCTCCGTCCCTGCCACCGATCTGGTGCTAGGCACCGAAAGTTAAAAAGTATGTCTAATCAATCCGTGCAAACCGTCAGCACGTCGAACGACAAGTTTAAGGTGGCACTGGCAGTAGTTGCCATGATTGCGGGGGTCGTCGGGTTCTTTTACCTGAAAGGCCATAATAAACCAGCTTTGATGTGCGCAGGCGCACTCGTGGCTGGTTTGGCTTTTGCCGTCCTGCTTTTGTGGACCTCCGCTACCGGCCGCGATTTCCTGAACTTCGCCAAAGAGTCCGTTCGCGAAACCAAGAAGGTCGTGTGGCCTACCCGCAAGGAAGCGATGCAGATCACCGGCGTCGTGTTCGCCTTTGTGCTGATCATGGCGATCTTCCTGTGGGGCACGGACAAGCTGCTGGAATTCCTGTTGTACGACGTAATACTTGGTTGGAAACAATAATGAGCGATATGCAAGATGATGCTGTGCCAGGTGAAGACGCCCCTGCACCAGATGCTGGCGCACCGCTGAGTGTTCCGGTAAGTAACAAGCGCTGGTATGTCGTGCACGCTTATTCCGGCATGGAAAAGAGCGTCATGCGCGCGCTGACCGAGCGCGTCGAGCGCGCCGGCATGCAGGAACAGTTCGGCCGCATCCTGGTGCCGGTCGAAGAAGTCGTCGAAGTCAAGAACGGCCAGAAGTCGGTCAGCGAACGTCGTTTCTTCCCTGGCTACGTGCTGGTCGAAATGGAAATGACCGACGAGACCTGGCACCTGGTCAAGAACACCAGCAAGGTCACCGGTTTCATCGGCGGCAAGTCGAACAAGCCGACGCCGATTCCGGCGCGCGAGATCGACAAGATCATGCAGCAGATGCAAGAGGGTGTCGAGAAGCCGCGCCCGAAAGTGCTGTACGAAGTGGGCGAGCAGGTGCGCATCAAGGATGGTCCGTTCACCGACTTCAACGGCAACGTCGAAGAAGTCAACTACGAGAAATCCAAAGTGCGCGTCTCGGTCACCATCTTCGGCCGCGCAACGCCAGTCGAACTCGAGTTCGGCCAGGTCGAAAAAGTATAAGTCGTCGTTCCTGCGCAGGCAGGAACCCATGCTGAGCAAGCTCTGT
This window of the Massilia sp. R2A-15 genome carries:
- the secE gene encoding preprotein translocase subunit SecE, which encodes MSNQSVQTVSTSNDKFKVALAVVAMIAGVVGFFYLKGHNKPALMCAGALVAGLAFAVLLLWTSATGRDFLNFAKESVRETKKVVWPTRKEAMQITGVVFAFVLIMAIFLWGTDKLLEFLLYDVILGWKQ
- the tuf gene encoding elongation factor Tu; the encoded protein is MAKGKFERTKPHVNVGTIGHVDHGKTTLTAAIATVLSKKFGGEAKAYDQIDAAPEEKARGITINTAHVEYETAGRHYAHVDCPGHADYIKNMITGAAQMDGAILVCSAADGPMPQTREHILLARQVGVPYIIVFLNKCDLVDDAELLELVEMEVRELLSKYEFPGDDLPIIKGSARMALDGDTGPMGEQAIMQLAEALDTYIPTPERAVDGAFLMPVEDVFSISGRGTVVTGRVERGIIKVGEEIEIVGIKDTVKTTCTGVEMFRKLLDQGQAGDNVGLLLRGTKREDVERGQVLAKPGSIKPHNHFTGEIYVLSKDEGGRHTPFFNNYRPQFYFRTTDVTGSIELPADKEMVMPGDNVSITVKLINPIAMEEGLRFAIREGGRTVGAGVVAKIIA
- the nusG gene encoding transcription termination/antitermination protein NusG produces the protein MQDDAVPGEDAPAPDAGAPLSVPVSNKRWYVVHAYSGMEKSVMRALTERVERAGMQEQFGRILVPVEEVVEVKNGQKSVSERRFFPGYVLVEMEMTDETWHLVKNTSKVTGFIGGKSNKPTPIPAREIDKIMQQMQEGVEKPRPKVLYEVGEQVRIKDGPFTDFNGNVEEVNYEKSKVRVSVTIFGRATPVELEFGQVEKV